From a single Cyprinus carpio isolate SPL01 unplaced genomic scaffold, ASM1834038v1 S000006465, whole genome shotgun sequence genomic region:
- the LOC122143619 gene encoding von Willebrand factor A domain-containing protein 7-like, with protein sequence MCTEGWLQWQRIFGDRPTCRNCDDNCNSNILKDIIDEKKLTSGYFGFNKKPGKCSHGDFLDFSSLLEPRGGINKDTHSSSHGYLHEAAARVAIAATRELLEDIRGSLGDSNFLRLMGFSQSSVLCFAIDTTGSMGDDIDEVRRVTSDITDRMRDTVSEYILVPFNDPDFGPLIRTTDPDEFKLQINALEPHDGGDTPELCLSGLRLALTGSPPQTKIFVFTDADAKDKELKSTILALIESTKSVVNFMLTNGLAARRRRSEDLNQGQNQHYSTRISNPLNQVYEDLALASGGQAIEVTKATLPQATRIIVDASTSSLVTVFQAVRNPGKEESFSFIVDDSLKNMSIYITGTSLVFNITSPSGDSQTNEELNGTLGLVEHVGNFYTVRLTILDQVGLWNIKMSSLQPYTIKVLGQSDIDFLFNFVELSEGAHSGYSVLSGRLPANRNVTLLLTIMGGDTVTPTEVALVKSSDSQSINGTLEKLADGKFLVTVNSVPAGEFVVRVMGERSSSRSSNGRFQRQSITQQRTSSLVITARTDEVWEPGKTLSIPFSVVNNSSDVLLNINARNDRGFATVFPSSMYDGSGNSTVNITAPPNTPSGTQVTLTIEAETSGKSDFNYAVLKLTVVSPITDFTSPVCEIVSVNANCSGNCSLSSWELSANLTDGNGTGIKSLTLRQGLGTLNTTTRIGGEGVNVTLAFYRASCCSEVMELVAVDGAGNVGICVKSITSAVTTTANTFMYTTSTTNSMTTTTATTTTSTPSTNATSYSAGCIFDPPISFWVGVGAFLLFHVLCF encoded by the exons ATGTGCACAGAGGGATGGCTACAATGGCAGAGAATTTTTG gagACAGACCTACTTGTAGGAACTGTGATGATAACTGTAACAGCAACATCCTGAAAGACATCATAGATGAGAAAAAACTGACATCAGGATACTTTGGATTTAACAAGAAACCTG GGAAATGTAGCCATGGAGATTTCTTAGACTTTTCAAGTTTATTAGAACCTAGAGGTGGAATCAATAAAGATACACACTCATCCAGCCATGGTTACCTTCATGAGGCTGCTGCAAGAGTGGCTATTGCTGCGACCAGAGAACTACTGGAGGACATTAGAGGTTCATTGGGAGATTCTAACTTTTTGAG ATTGATGGGATTCTCTCAGAGTTCAGTTCTTTGCTTTGCAATTGATACCACAGGCAGCATGGGAGATGACATTGATGAAGTACGACGAGTCACTTCTGACATCACAGACAGAATGAGAGACACTGTGTCAGAGTACATTCTGGTGCCATTTAATGACCCTG ACTTTGGACCACTAATAAGAACAACAGACCCTGATGAGTTCAAATTACAGATTAATGCCCTTGAACCCCATGATGGAGGAGACACACCAGAGCTCTGCCTCTCAGGACTCCGG CTGGCTCTGACTGGCTCACCTCCCCAGACCAAGATATTTGTTTTCACGGATGCGGATGCAAAGGACAAAGAGTTAAAAAGCACTATATTGGCATTGATTGAAAGCACAAAGTCTGTA GTGAACTTCATGTTGACTAATGGTCTTGCTGCCCGTCGGAGAAGGAGTGAGGATCTGAATCAAGGACAGAATCAGCATTACTCCACCAGGATCTCCAATCCCTTAAATCAGGTTTATGAGGATTTAGCGCTGGCCTCTGGAGGGCAGGCGATTGAAGTTACCAAAGCAACACTTCCTCAAGCCACCAGAATTATAGTGGATGCTTCCACGTCTTCTCTA GTAACTGTTTTCCAAGCCGTAAGGAACCCAGGAAAAGAAGAATCCTTCTCTTTCATTGTGGACGACTCACTGAAAAATATGTCTATCTATATTACAGGCACTTCTCTAGTGTTCAACATCACAAGCCCATCAG GCGATTCTCAGACCAATGAAGAATTAAACGGAACACTAGGGTTGGTTGAGCATGTTGGCAACTTTTACACAGTGCGTCTGACTATACTTGATCAAGTAGGCCTATGGAACATCAAAATGAGCTCATTACAGCCCTACACCATCAAAGTCCTtg GCCAAAGTGACATTGACTTCCTCTTCAACTTCGTGGAGCTAAGTGAAGGTGCTCATTCAGGCTACAGTGTATTGAGTGGCAGACTCCCAGCAA ACCGTAATGTTACACTGTTGCTCACCATCATGGGTGGGGACACTGTTACCCCCACTGAGGTGGCTCTTGTGAAATCATCAGATTCCCAGAGTATTAATGGAACTCTAGAAAAGCTTGCAGATGGGAAATTCTTAGTCACAGTGAACAGTGTCCCCGCCGGAGAATTTGTTGTCCGTGTGATGGGGGAGAGGAGTTCCTCACGTTCATCAAACGGTCGCTTTCAAAGGCAGTCCATCACTCAACAAAGAACTTCAAGTCTGGTTATTACT GCTCGGACAGATGAGGTGTGGGAGCCTGGGAAGACCCTGAGCATCCCTTTCTCAGTGGTGAACAATAGCTCTGATGTACTCTTAAATATTAATGCCAGGAATGACCGTGGGTTTGCCACAGTATTTCCCAGCAGCATGTACGATGGAAGTGGGAATAGCACAGTAAATATCACTGCACCCCCAAACACTCCTTCAGGCACTCAAGTGACTCTCACCATTGAGGCAGAAACATCAGGAAAAAGTGATTTCAACTATGCTGTTCTTAAGCTTACAGTTGTTTCTCCG ATTACAGACTTCACCTCTCCAGTCTGTGAGATTGTTAGCGTAAATGCTAACTGCTCAGGCAACTGTAGCCTGTCGTCATGGGAGCTCTCGGCCAACCTCACCGATGGAAATGGGACAGGTATCAAGTCTCTGACTCTGCGTCAGGGGCTTGGAACCCTCAACACTACAACCAGAATTGGGGGAGAAGGTGTAAACGTCACTCTTGCATTCTACAGAGCCTCTTGTTGTTCTGAAGTAATGGAACTGGTTGCTGTAGATGGAGCTGGCAATGTTGGCATATGCGTAAAGTCAATAACATCTGCTGTTACTACCACAGCCAACACCTTCATGTATACCACTTCTACAACAAACAGCATGACTACAACAACAGCTACAACGACGACTTCCACTCCCTCCACTAATGCCACATCCTACAGTGCTGGATGCATTTTTGATCCACCTATCAGTTTTTGGGTTGGTGTGGGAGCCTTTCTGCTTTTCCATGTGTTATGCTTCTAA